In Flavobacterium sp. CS20, a single window of DNA contains:
- a CDS encoding gliding motility-associated C-terminal domain-containing protein, translated as MPGDTGETTPSIELSQSGTVTLTTSFKGCDEVATETFTLFNNPQVDIAGSAVICQGDTNTLDATPSNNADLASTNFTWSKDGTEIAGETNATLDITDGGLYEVSVDNNGCLTTDQIQVDLVDYQVSLPIPPQTCVDAGETVLVSPEFTGLTQNEIEQVTYQWSAGENTPTIELTQGETVTLTTSFNGCDEIVTETFTLFNNPQVDIAGSAVICDGDTNTLDATPMNLNDLDSPTYAWTKDGAALPGETNPTLDITDGGVYEVTIDNNGCTSTDQIQVELVSYTLDLGGDQNLCTGDGGPQNITLTPTVTGLTSAQENQIFYTWSDGSTEETLTVSESGTYTLETDVNGCVQTAQVTVNVVETIDVSLQDVMKCAEDEVVLNTGLTNNDPNVSYSWTLNGNPIGDNNPSITASEEGTYVITVNNQGCESTATAEVTNYDVDNCVITQGISPGQDGFNDCMDLTWLDDQLGIDRFQVFNRYGKKVFDESNYTKQFCGQDDDGDELSTGTYFYVINLANSDQRFGRVVKGWVYINLEQ; from the coding sequence ATGCCTGGAGATACTGGAGAAACTACACCTTCAATTGAGTTATCTCAAAGTGGTACTGTTACATTAACTACTAGCTTTAAAGGATGTGATGAAGTAGCCACTGAAACATTCACTTTATTCAATAATCCACAAGTTGACATTGCAGGTTCAGCTGTAATTTGTCAGGGCGATACCAATACTTTAGACGCAACGCCGAGTAATAATGCTGACCTAGCATCAACAAACTTTACATGGTCTAAAGACGGTACTGAAATTGCAGGAGAAACCAACGCGACATTAGATATAACTGATGGTGGTTTATATGAAGTCTCGGTTGATAATAATGGATGTTTAACAACTGATCAAATACAGGTTGATCTTGTTGACTACCAAGTCAGTCTTCCTATTCCACCTCAAACTTGTGTTGATGCTGGTGAAACGGTTTTGGTATCTCCAGAATTTACTGGATTAACCCAAAACGAAATTGAGCAAGTAACCTACCAATGGAGTGCTGGTGAAAATACGCCAACTATTGAACTAACTCAAGGTGAAACGGTAACTTTAACCACATCATTTAATGGATGCGACGAAATTGTTACAGAAACATTCACTTTATTCAATAATCCACAAGTTGATATTGCGGGTTCAGCGGTAATTTGTGATGGTGACACCAATACCTTAGATGCTACACCTATGAATTTAAACGACTTAGACTCGCCAACTTATGCTTGGACAAAAGATGGGGCTGCTTTACCAGGAGAAACCAATCCAACCCTTGATATAACTGATGGTGGTGTGTACGAAGTTACTATTGATAATAATGGATGTACTTCAACTGATCAAATTCAAGTAGAATTAGTGAGTTATACTTTAGACCTTGGAGGTGATCAAAATTTATGTACTGGTGATGGTGGTCCACAAAATATTACCTTGACACCAACTGTAACTGGCTTAACCTCAGCTCAAGAAAATCAAATTTTTTACACTTGGAGTGACGGTTCTACTGAAGAAACTTTAACGGTTTCAGAAAGCGGAACATATACTTTAGAAACAGATGTCAACGGTTGTGTTCAAACTGCTCAAGTTACTGTAAACGTTGTAGAAACAATTGATGTAAGCCTTCAAGATGTTATGAAGTGTGCTGAAGATGAAGTTGTTTTAAATACAGGCTTAACCAATAATGACCCTAACGTTTCTTATTCTTGGACTTTAAACGGAAACCCTATAGGCGACAACAACCCAAGTATTACAGCTTCAGAAGAAGGAACTTACGTCATTACAGTAAACAATCAAGGTTGTGAAAGTACAGCCACTGCAGAAGTTACTAACTACGACGTTGACAATTGTGTGATTACCCAAGGAATTTCTCCAGGACAAGATGGCTTTAATGATTGTATGGATTTAACTTGGTTGGATGATCAACTCGGTATAGATAGATTTCAAGTCTTTAACCGATATGGCAAAAAAGTATTTGATGAGTCCAATTATACCAAGCAATTCTGTGGTCAAGATGATGATGGCGATGAGCTTTCTACAGGAACCTATTTTTACGTCATAAACTTAGCTAATTCAGATCAACGTTTTGGACGCGTTGTTAAAGGCTGGGTTTACATCAACTTAGAACAATAA
- a CDS encoding OmpA family protein yields MKNILQILFILMLSLQTMNAQNDDTKKADKHFNRLEFVDAIKSYEKLISKDKANAYVYKQLAIANYNISNTKESERYYEQYFKNAENPQAEDYFNYAQILLSNKKYDKAKKAYQDFATKAPNDSRAKAFLANKDFVQELQNMAPNYEAKAMDLNSEYSDFGGYENDTYFYFVSSRNKSRRTYGWNDQPTTDIYKADNVAGTFKNEKLLEGDVNTKFNEGTIAISNDGQTLYFTRNDYLDGDYEKSEDGIGQLKIYQAKKVNGEWKDIKALPFTSSEYSVSHPALSPDNSTLYFSSNMDGGYGKSDLYMVSINDDGSFGEPKNLGSKVNTPARESFPFVDADNKLFFSSDGHLGLGGLDVFHTSMNNGSYAKPENLGAPINSSNDDFAFSYFNQVDRGYVSSNRGENPLNDNIYQVKLIKPLDETNIIVNVLNNDTDEPLKDASVLFYDDDDNEIASLTTDINGQVQEIVISNLEYDIQANLKDFESDSKTITAIGDLMEVDLRLKPIEVIIEEREVTLSNILFDFDKASIRPEVAFELDKIVATLKKYPDLVIRIESHTDIRGSKIYNQNLSEARAKNTLKYLVDKGIDESRLSAVGKGETEPVIDCSNGCTEKEHEKNRRSKFIIVE; encoded by the coding sequence ATGAAAAATATATTACAAATCCTATTCATTTTGATGCTATCACTCCAAACGATGAATGCACAAAATGATGATACAAAAAAAGCAGATAAGCATTTTAACAGACTAGAATTTGTAGATGCTATTAAAAGTTATGAAAAACTAATTTCAAAAGATAAGGCTAATGCCTATGTCTATAAGCAACTTGCTATTGCCAATTATAATATTTCAAACACCAAAGAATCTGAGAGATATTATGAACAGTATTTTAAAAACGCTGAAAACCCACAAGCTGAAGACTACTTTAATTATGCCCAAATATTACTTTCAAACAAAAAATATGATAAAGCCAAAAAGGCCTATCAAGATTTTGCTACCAAAGCACCAAATGACAGTAGAGCTAAAGCTTTTTTAGCCAATAAAGATTTTGTTCAAGAACTCCAAAACATGGCACCAAATTACGAAGCTAAAGCTATGGATTTAAACTCTGAATATTCGGACTTTGGAGGTTACGAAAATGACACCTATTTCTATTTTGTGAGCTCTAGAAACAAATCTAGACGAACTTATGGCTGGAATGATCAACCTACAACTGATATCTATAAGGCTGATAATGTAGCTGGTACATTTAAAAATGAAAAACTGCTTGAAGGCGATGTAAATACAAAATTTAACGAAGGTACAATTGCCATTAGTAATGATGGGCAAACCCTATATTTTACTAGAAATGATTATTTAGACGGAGATTACGAAAAAAGCGAAGATGGTATAGGGCAATTAAAGATTTATCAAGCCAAAAAAGTCAATGGAGAGTGGAAAGACATCAAAGCTTTACCTTTCACAAGCTCAGAATATTCCGTTAGTCATCCTGCATTAAGCCCTGACAATTCAACGCTATATTTTTCTAGCAATATGGATGGTGGTTACGGCAAATCCGATTTATATATGGTAAGCATTAATGATGATGGTAGCTTTGGCGAACCTAAAAATCTTGGCTCAAAAGTTAATACGCCTGCTCGTGAAAGCTTCCCATTTGTTGATGCAGATAACAAACTGTTCTTTTCATCAGATGGTCATCTAGGACTTGGTGGATTAGACGTTTTTCATACCAGTATGAACAATGGCTCTTACGCTAAACCAGAAAATCTAGGTGCACCCATCAATAGCTCAAATGATGATTTTGCATTTAGCTATTTCAATCAAGTTGATAGAGGCTATGTATCAAGCAACAGAGGTGAAAATCCACTAAATGATAATATTTATCAAGTCAAACTTATCAAACCTCTTGATGAGACTAATATTATTGTTAATGTCTTAAATAATGATACAGACGAACCTTTAAAAGACGCAAGTGTTCTTTTTTACGATGATGATGACAATGAAATAGCTTCTTTAACTACTGACATTAATGGTCAGGTTCAAGAAATAGTAATCAGCAATTTAGAATACGATATTCAAGCCAATCTAAAAGATTTTGAAAGCGATTCTAAAACCATAACAGCAATAGGTGATTTAATGGAAGTTGACCTTAGACTTAAACCAATAGAAGTAATTATCGAAGAAAGAGAAGTTACACTCTCCAATATTTTATTTGATTTTGATAAAGCATCTATCAGACCTGAAGTCGCTTTTGAATTAGATAAAATCGTAGCCACTTTAAAAAAATATCCTGATTTAGTTATTAGAATTGAAAGTCACACTGACATTAGAGGATCAAAAATTTACAACCAAAACCTTTCAGAGGCAAGAGCAAAAAACACACTTAAATATCTCGTTGACAAAGGTATAGATGAATCTAGATTGTCTGCCGTAGGAAAAGGAGAAACCGAACCAGTCATAGATTGTAGCAATGGTTGTACTGAAAAAGAACACGAGAAAAACAGACGTTCTAAATTTATTATTGTAGAATAA
- a CDS encoding gliding motility-associated C-terminal domain-containing protein — protein sequence MSSRWSALTATDSLADQFQWLLFNESTQQFDPLTGENQPTYTATQSGLYQVLTLNGTEVSTEEFEVTLIPEPVNNLPAQITACSNETVTLDASVQNINDYDSFEYQWLLNNNPISGETQATLDLNQTGNYSVEITTTNLNVDTDGNDINCVNVFDIQVNSADFTVDLGGDQTFCDAGTQTITAIVNGVDSTNATYLWNTGETTSSIDVDTTGTYEVTVTIDGCPVTESVEYTFAEDPQFDLGSDLNLCEGETLSLDASIANSSDFTSVSYQWFDNNGIIAGETQSTLVISTQGTFNVEVTTTTTTLGGATFDYATTDSIVVNGAVFSVDLGGDQTFCDAGTQTITAIVNGVDSTNATYLWITGETTSSIDVDTTGTYEVTVTIDGCPVTESVEYTFNESPIIALGPDTATCDLGEIVLNATPSNANGQPVNYLWSLDGNPLNQNTAIINPTEFGLYEVEVYFDDPDCSFIDNINLSERDISVDINSNDDDNLFCIDETVTFSASLQNAELIEADFQWFVNNEPKGDNSPTLEYTVENAGAIQEVKVVVSIGSDCDSFENELTFNLYDIDNCVIPQGISPGNDGFNDKLDLNFLADRSGISKLEIFNRYGKRVYEKSNYKDEFMGQSDNGNRLKTGTIFMLSHYKMKTQVLADFKKVGYILTMNNKTKNKIMNIN from the coding sequence TTGTCAAGTCGATGGTCTGCATTAACAGCTACTGATAGTCTTGCTGATCAATTTCAATGGCTACTATTTAACGAGTCAACACAACAATTTGACCCACTAACTGGCGAAAATCAACCTACATATACAGCTACGCAATCAGGATTATATCAAGTTTTAACACTGAATGGTACTGAAGTTAGTACAGAAGAATTTGAAGTAACTTTAATACCTGAACCAGTAAATAATTTGCCAGCCCAAATTACAGCTTGTAGTAATGAAACTGTTACTTTAGATGCTTCAGTACAAAACATTAATGATTACGATAGTTTTGAATATCAATGGTTACTAAATAATAATCCAATCAGTGGAGAAACTCAAGCAACTTTAGACTTAAACCAAACTGGAAACTATAGCGTTGAAATTACGACAACAAATCTCAATGTTGATACAGATGGAAACGATATCAACTGTGTAAATGTTTTTGATATTCAAGTGAACTCAGCCGATTTCACGGTTGACCTCGGTGGTGACCAAACCTTTTGTGATGCTGGCACTCAAACTATAACAGCTATTGTGAATGGAGTTGATTCTACTAATGCAACTTACTTGTGGAATACAGGTGAAACGACTTCTTCTATAGATGTTGACACAACAGGAACTTATGAAGTTACTGTAACTATAGACGGTTGTCCTGTAACTGAAAGCGTTGAATATACATTTGCAGAAGATCCACAGTTCGACCTTGGATCTGATTTAAATTTATGTGAAGGTGAAACTTTAAGTCTTGACGCTAGTATTGCTAACTCATCAGACTTTACAAGTGTTTCCTATCAATGGTTTGATAATAATGGTATTATAGCAGGAGAAACTCAAAGCACACTTGTTATCTCTACACAAGGCACATTTAATGTTGAAGTCACAACGACTACAACAACTTTAGGCGGTGCAACCTTTGATTATGCAACAACTGATTCAATTGTTGTTAATGGTGCAGTATTTAGTGTTGACCTTGGTGGTGACCAAACCTTTTGTGATGCTGGCACTCAAACTATAACAGCTATTGTGAATGGAGTTGATTCTACTAATGCAACTTACTTATGGATTACAGGTGAAACGACTTCTTCTATAGATGTTGACACAACAGGAACTTATGAAGTTACTGTAACTATAGACGGTTGTCCTGTAACTGAAAGCGTTGAATATACATTTAACGAATCTCCTATCATAGCACTTGGTCCAGATACGGCAACCTGTGATTTGGGTGAAATTGTTCTCAATGCTACACCTTCTAATGCAAACGGACAACCTGTGAATTACCTTTGGTCACTTGACGGAAACCCATTAAATCAAAATACAGCTATAATTAACCCGACTGAATTTGGACTCTATGAAGTTGAGGTGTATTTTGATGATCCTGATTGTAGCTTTATAGATAATATCAATTTAAGTGAAAGAGATATTAGTGTTGATATAAATTCTAATGATGATGACAATTTATTTTGCATTGATGAAACAGTAACGTTTAGTGCGAGTCTTCAAAATGCTGAATTAATAGAGGCTGACTTCCAGTGGTTTGTTAATAATGAACCTAAGGGCGATAATTCACCTACACTTGAATATACAGTAGAAAACGCTGGAGCTATACAAGAAGTGAAAGTCGTTGTAAGTATTGGATCTGATTGTGATAGTTTTGAAAATGAATTAACTTTTAATCTCTATGATATCGATAATTGTGTGATCCCTCAAGGTATTTCTCCAGGCAATGATGGTTTTAATGATAAATTAGACCTTAACTTTTTGGCAGATCGCTCAGGAATCTCTAAATTAGAAATCTTTAACCGCTATGGCAAAAGGGTTTATGAAAAATCAAACTATAAAGATGAATTTATGGGACAATCTGATAATGGAAACCGCCTTAAAACAGGTACTATTTTTATGTTATCACATTACAAAATGAAGACCCAAGTTTTGGCAGACTTCAAAAAGGTTGGATATATATTAACAATGAACAATAAAACAAAGAATAAAATTATGAACATAAATTAA
- a CDS encoding choice-of-anchor L domain-containing protein, with protein sequence MKRIFLLLLFGLGVFSAQSQITVDNTLTVQQLIDDVLVLGQCAEVNNVTSPNNSSIGGELFDSYGAFDGTTSPQNFPFDGGIVLATNGVDMVPTGTPAQGGGYGWVGDPDLEALIQQPGNTYNATVIEFEFIPFVDQISFNYLLASDEYHTFVCNYADTFAFILSGPGISNVNDYNHDANPNTPDVTLDLGGQNIAVIPGTNIPINPTNIHINTNCGAGTLGEFAVPQLFDGVNSGNGSTMYNGQTVPLTASASVIPGQTYNIKLAIADRGDTAFNSAIFLESESFDLGGIDLGPDITIANGTAPCEGEIVTLDAGFSTANIQYFWAQDGNIIPGENGQTLEVTESGDYEVGIQIGAGGTACFGVSNLVTVEFYPEPEFAPNTPIDLCAGETITLDGEPTNSSAYTSIDYQWFKDGVELTSETNSTLDITDGGQYEVIIDANACEDTPNTYDVNLVDYQVNLLMPVDNCISPGETVQISPSFIGLTPAEINQVTYAWRYWRNYTFN encoded by the coding sequence ATGAAAAGAATATTCCTCTTATTACTTTTTGGTTTGGGTGTGTTTTCCGCCCAAAGCCAGATTACAGTTGATAACACGTTAACTGTGCAACAATTAATCGATGATGTCTTAGTTTTAGGACAATGTGCTGAGGTTAATAATGTAACATCACCAAACAACAGCTCTATTGGTGGAGAACTTTTTGATAGTTATGGTGCCTTTGACGGTACAACATCTCCGCAAAATTTTCCTTTTGATGGCGGTATTGTACTGGCTACAAATGGAGTTGACATGGTGCCTACAGGTACTCCAGCACAAGGCGGTGGATATGGTTGGGTTGGAGATCCTGACTTAGAAGCTCTTATTCAACAACCTGGTAATACTTATAATGCAACTGTTATTGAATTTGAATTTATCCCTTTTGTCGATCAAATCAGTTTTAATTATTTACTCGCATCAGATGAATATCACACTTTTGTATGTAATTATGCAGATACTTTTGCTTTTATCTTAAGTGGTCCTGGTATTTCTAATGTGAACGACTATAATCACGATGCCAACCCTAACACACCTGATGTTACTCTGGATCTTGGTGGGCAAAATATAGCAGTTATTCCAGGAACCAATATTCCTATAAACCCAACTAACATTCATATAAATACTAATTGTGGAGCTGGAACATTAGGTGAATTTGCTGTTCCACAACTATTTGACGGAGTAAATTCAGGCAATGGTTCTACTATGTATAACGGTCAAACGGTTCCGCTAACAGCTTCAGCAAGTGTGATTCCTGGTCAAACCTATAATATTAAATTAGCGATTGCTGATAGAGGAGATACCGCATTTAATTCAGCAATCTTTTTAGAGTCTGAATCATTCGACTTAGGTGGAATAGATTTAGGACCTGATATCACAATTGCTAACGGAACCGCACCATGCGAAGGCGAAATAGTAACATTAGACGCAGGATTTAGTACAGCCAACATTCAATACTTCTGGGCACAAGATGGTAATATTATTCCAGGTGAAAATGGACAAACTTTGGAAGTTACAGAGTCAGGTGATTACGAAGTTGGAATCCAAATTGGTGCTGGAGGCACAGCCTGTTTTGGGGTATCAAATTTGGTTACTGTTGAATTCTATCCTGAGCCTGAGTTTGCACCAAATACACCTATTGATTTGTGTGCTGGTGAGACTATCACATTAGATGGAGAACCAACAAATTCTTCCGCCTACACCAGTATAGATTACCAATGGTTTAAAGATGGTGTTGAGTTAACAAGTGAGACGAATTCTACCTTAGATATCACAGATGGTGGTCAATATGAAGTTATAATAGATGCTAACGCCTGTGAAGATACTCCAAACACTTATGATGTAAATCTCGTGGATTATCAAGTAAACTTACTTATGCCAGTTGATAATTGTATTAGTCCTGGGGAAACGGTTCAAATTTCTCCAAGTTTTATTGGTTTGACGCCAGCTGAAATTAATCAAGTGACTTATGCCTGGAGATACTGGAGAAACTACACCTTCAATTGA
- a CDS encoding type IX secretion system membrane protein PorP/SprF yields the protein MKKILIIACLIGFLSIPDSFAQQDPQYTQYMYNMNVVNPAYAGSRESLSVGLLYRDQYTDIDGGPQTFTFAAHTPLDNGLGVGLSAISDEIGPVEETNLFADISYTIELGAKHKLAFGIKAGASFFDVGLIDLTLQDNNDDAFSSNVNETFANIGAGFFFYSDKYYLGVSMPNFLDSEHLDANSRTFGSETQHLFATAGYVFDLSDNIKFKPSTLVKTDFGADPTFDINANVLFFEKFEIGASYRTEDSFSGLVGFRPTDWIQLGFAYDNVSSALDTESFEVFLRFDIYFKKKTFLSPRYF from the coding sequence ATGAAGAAAATATTAATAATAGCTTGTCTCATCGGATTTTTGAGTATTCCAGATAGTTTTGCTCAACAAGATCCGCAATACACCCAATATATGTATAATATGAATGTGGTCAACCCTGCTTATGCGGGCTCAAGAGAGAGTTTGTCAGTAGGTTTGCTTTACAGAGACCAATATACCGACATTGATGGCGGACCACAAACCTTTACCTTTGCCGCACATACTCCACTTGATAACGGTTTGGGTGTAGGTTTAAGTGCTATATCCGATGAAATTGGTCCCGTAGAAGAAACCAACTTATTTGCTGATATATCATATACCATAGAATTAGGAGCCAAACACAAATTGGCTTTTGGTATTAAAGCAGGAGCGTCTTTTTTTGATGTAGGTCTAATAGATTTGACTTTACAAGATAATAATGACGATGCTTTTAGCTCCAATGTCAACGAAACCTTTGCCAACATTGGAGCAGGTTTCTTTTTCTATTCAGATAAATATTATCTAGGAGTATCTATGCCCAACTTTTTAGATTCAGAGCATCTTGATGCTAACAGTCGCACTTTTGGTTCAGAAACACAACATTTGTTTGCAACGGCTGGTTATGTATTTGACTTGTCAGACAATATCAAATTTAAACCTTCTACTTTAGTAAAAACTGACTTTGGAGCAGATCCCACTTTCGACATTAATGCCAACGTCTTATTTTTTGAAAAGTTTGAAATTGGTGCGTCATACAGAACCGAAGACTCTTTTAGTGGTTTAGTAGGTTTTAGACCTACGGATTGGATACAACTGGGCTTTGCTTATGATAATGTATCAAGTGCTTTAGATACTGAATCATTTGAAGTCTTCTTGAGATTTGATATTTACTTTAAGAAAAAAACATTCTTATCACCTCGTTATTTCTAA